A genomic stretch from Salarias fasciatus chromosome 10, fSalaFa1.1, whole genome shotgun sequence includes:
- the slc13a2 gene encoding solute carrier family 13 member 2: MAPFLTWLWHHRNYFIIFLTPLLLLPLPLVHPTSEARCGYAIALMALYWCTECMPLAVTALLPVVLFPMMGIMTAGEVSIEYLKDTNMLFVGGLVVAIAVEHWNLHKRIALRVLLLVGVRPALLMMGFMIVSSFLSMWISNTATTAMMLPIAQAVLQQLRATELRAEERDLRDAGADNHGFELEVTERKSEDAHHRKPDMQVPDEDPPEYVMEYHTNPTVEEVRRTIKAKYDLLTKGMSLSVCYSASIGGTATLTGTTPNIIMKGQLDEIFPKNGDTINFATWFGFAFPNMVLMLVLSWIWLQFMFLGFNLKKSFGCGVKSDRDKEAYAVMKEEYAKLGRIKFAEVAVLFIFILLVILWFTREPGFIDGWATVLFNRGRSFVSDGTVAIFMALFFFVIPSQLPKFNNHGYEENGKRVEALPPLLNWQVVHERMPWNIVLLLGGGYALAKGSEVSKLSTWLGSKLTPLQSIPPAAISILLCLLVATFTECSSNTATTTLFLPILASMATAIELHPLYVMLPCTISASLAFMLPVATPPNAIAFSYGDLKVLDMVKAGFFLNIIGILTTNLAINTWGFSMFNMGTFPQWANLTDTNSTRPE; the protein is encoded by the exons gAAGCGAGATGTGGCTACGCCATCGCCCTCATGGCGCTGTACTGGTGCACGGAGTGCATGCCCCTGGCCGTGACGGCCCTGCTGCCGGTCGTCCTCTTCCCCATGATGGGCATCATGACGGCCGGGGAG GTCAGCATCGAGTATCTGAAGGACACCAACATGCTGTTCGTCGGGGGACTGGTGGTGGCCATCGCAGTGGAGCACTGGAACCTCCACAAACGCATCGCCCTGCgagtcctgctgctggttgGTGTTCGCCCTGCGCT ACTGATGATGGGCTTCATGATCGTCTCGTCCTTCCTGTCCATGTGGATCAGCAACACGGCCACCACGGCCATGATGCTGCCCATCGCCCAGgccgtgctgcagcagctccgggCCACGGAGCTCCGGGCGGAGGAGCGAGACCTCCGGGACGCCGGCGCCGACAACCACGGCTTCGAACTGGAGGTCACCGAGCGCAAGAGTGAAGACGCGCACCACCGAAAGCCAGACATGCAAGTGCCGGACGAGGACCCCCCAGAGT ATGTGATGGAGTACCATACAAATCCTacggtggaggaggtgaggagaaCGATCAAGGCAAAGTACGACCTGCTGACCAAAGGCATGAGTCTGAGCGTGTGCTACTCTGCCAGCATCGGCGGCACGGCGACCCTCACCGGCACCACGCCCAACATCATCATGAAGGGCCAGCTCGACGA AATCTTTCCTAAAAATGGCGACACGATCAACTTCGCCACCTGGTTCGGCTTCGCTTTCCCCAACATGGTGCTCATGCTGGTGCTCTCCTGGATCTGGCTGCAGTTCATGTTCCTGGGCTTCAA CCTGAAGAAGAGCTTTGGCTGCGGCGTGAAGTCCGACAGAGATAAGGAGGCGTACGCGGTGATGAAGGAGGAGTACGCCAAGCTGGGCAGGATCAAGTTTGCCGAGGTCGCCGTGCTGTTCATCTTCATCCTGCTGGTGATCCTGTGGTTCACCAGGGAGCCGGGCTTCATCGACGGCTGGGCCACGGTGCTCTTCAACCGGGGGCGCTC GTTTGTTTCAGACGGAACCGTCGCCATATTCATGGCGCTGTTCTTCTTCGTCATCCCGTCTCAGCTGCCCAAGTTCAACAACCACGGCTACGAGGAAAACG GGAAAAGGGTGGaggcgctgccgccgctgctcaACTGGCAGGTGGTCCATGAGCGGATGCCCTGGAACATCGTCCTGCTGCTGGGGGGAGGCTACGCTCTGGCTAAAGGCAGcgag GTGTCAAAACTTTCCACGTGGCTGGGATCAAAGCTGACGCCCCTGCAGAGCATCCCCCCCGCCGCCATCTCCATCCTGCTCTGCCTGCTGGTGGCGACGTTCACCGAGTGCTCCAGCAACACGGCCACCACCACCCTGTTCCTGCCCATCCTGGCCTCCATG GCCACGGCCATTGAGCTCCACCCGCTGTACGTGATGCTGCCCTGCACCATCTCCGCCTCCCTGGCCTTCATGCTGCCTGTGGCCACGCCGCCCAACGCCATCGCCTTCTCCTACGGCGACCTCAAAGTCTTGGATATG GTGAAGGCCGGCTTCTTCCTGAACATCATCGGGATCCTGACCACCAACCTGGCCATCAACACCTGGGGATTCTCCATGTTTAATATGGGCACTTTCCCCCAGTGGGCGAACCTCACGGACACGAACTCAACGCGGCCTGAATGA